The following DNA comes from Candidatus Methylacidiphilales bacterium.
GGGAGTAAATAAAATTGGATACATGAAGTGTCCAAAGAGACATAAGCGAATCGGTGGTCAAACGAGGCAAGAATCACAGCGGCAGCCAGCGCTACCTGTGCAAGGCCTGCAATCGTCATTTCACCCCTCAGCCCAACCCAATCGGCTACCCGCTTAGAATCCCGCGCCAAGCCGTCGAGATGTATCTGGATGGCCACAGCTTCCGACGCATCGGGCGCAATCTGTATGTCAAGGACGCAATCGGTAGCCAACTGGGTCAAGTCTGCCGGTGAACGTGCCTTGGCTGCCTTCCCCATCCCACAGCCCCCCCAACCGACGACTAACCGATCGTCGAGCTTGAGAGCAGTTCACATTCGTCAGGAGTAAAAAAACGCGACGATCTCATCACGCAGGTCGAGCGCCGGACGCGCTGCGTGATGTGCTGGTAGATACTCTATCCCGCGATGAAGCGGTGTTACAGGCGGTGGTGGATCAAGCGCCACGGGCATTTCAGTATTGCACCGACGGCTTCAGTGGGTATGCTGCTTTAGACTACCGTGGCGGCTGTCTCTGGTTGCGCCGGGCAAGTCGCAGACCTATTCAGTTGAAGCAAGTCTCGCCGAGTTGCGGCGGCTCTTGCTCTCTTAGGCCGGCGGGCGCGGTGCTTTTCGCGGTGTGTGGAAGCGCTGCGGTGGTCGGTTGCGTTGTTTGTGCAATGCTGGAATCGGCGGCATACCTTCAAGCAAGCGCATCCGGGTTATCAGAGCTATCCGCGGGACTACGCAAGTATTTGGGTTTAGGCACTCCCGGTTGGACTAAGGAATGAAGTGAGATGGCAGGTTTTGCACAAGTAGCGCTAACTACTGCAGTGGTTTTTGAATCGTTTAAGTATAGTTTAACTTATACATCTTTATTTTATTCGCGTATCTAATTTATTCGCCCTTTATTTAATAATATTAAATAATTTTCGTTTGCGCAAATCATGCTCTATGATTATTTCTGTCTTGCCTGTGAAAATTTCATAGGCATGTTATTTCAGACTACCATGACAATAGTCAGTGGTTGCTGCGGACAAACTGTAGATCTATTTAGTTAAATACAGCTTTACCGAATTCTTAGTTAGCTACATGAAGACGAAAATATTGCTTATATAGTAAGTTGTGGTTTATTTACATTAATATTCTTGCTTTATTGTATTGAACATTCAAGGAAATGACGTGCGTGAGGATATGTTATATTATTCAATCTACCTATTACGCTCATTATCAATTCTTCATTTTTTAACTCATTTGCTAGCTTATAAGCAGATTTTAGAGCTGCATAATTATCGATATCTATTAAAGCCGATATGACTGCTGTTTTTACCTTTTGGCTAGAGCTTCTGTTGAATTGATTAATCAAGAAATTTATATTTCTTGACGATCTTCTCCTGCCTAGCATATAAATGCCCTGAACTTTTATATCCTCGTTTATTTCCTTTTCTATTATCTCCATGATTATTTTTTCTGACAATGGGGATGAAATACGATCAATTGCATCTAATGCAAGCCTGCGCAACTCTTCCTCATGACAATTACAGAAAAAATCGTATAAAGGCAACAAGGCTTCTGCACGTCTTATGTATCCAAGTGCTACTATACAACTTCTTTTTAAGAGATGTTCCTGCGTGTTATTTAACTTACGTATAATAGGCAATATAGCCCCGGCATATTTTCTTTGCCCTAATATCATTATGCTTTCTTCAATAATTCGTATATCATTGCTATTCATCATGGAGTTAATTAGAGTTTTATCTATTAAAACACCCTTTATCTTTGCTAGCGCGCGCATAGCATAAATTTTTACATCACAATCTTTTTCGTTTAATACAAAAAAGCATATATATTTAATCAGATTCTTGGCTGGATTTTTTTTGAAACGGTCGATTAGGGAGATTTTTAATTCACGATCTTCGCGCAGATAGGCAGTCGAGAAGAGATTTACAAATTCCTTTCTATCTTTTTCGGCAGTTCTGGTTATAGTATTCATATTAATTTACATGTCTCAGTAAATATATTCTAAACCATATTGCGATGATTTTTGATATGTTTGTGATGAGGAGACCTTTGGAGATAAATGACTTAATGAAGAGCTTAGATATATATGATCTGGTTGATATATCATTGGATATCTACTTACCCATTCACTTAGTGCCAGCATGTTGTTTAATTTATCAGTAAATCTATAGATAAGAAGAGCGTTTTTGCTGTTTAATATATTGCCGAGATTTTCTGTAATACTATCTACTATTTCGTCTGAATATGGTCCACCGAGTAAGTACAAAAACGAAGAGGAGCTTAACATTTGATCTATTTTTCCTTTGTCTTGCACGGATCGTATAAAATCTACGACCATTTTACTTGCTAAGCATTCGTTTCCATTTGAGATTAGAGACGCTAACTTCATTTCATCCCAGTCAATATTGCAAGGCATGTTTATATTATATCCTTAGGACAAGAATAAATGTGTTATGTGAAATGTATATTTAGCATAGTATTAATTTTTACACCATTTAGCCGTTAGCAAGAATTCAAACAAATTTACGTTTGAGTTTCTTTTACGAATCATCCGGATTTCTATATTAACAAAGCCTAATTTCTTCAACATTTCGCTATATATTATATGCGTAGGTACCTCAAAACCATAGAAGAAAGAATTGCCTATAATATAATATAACTCTGCAGAAGGTAAGAGGATGTTCTGAATGCTTGAAAAATGCAGCCATATATCATGAAAATATTTTTCTATATATTTATATACAATTAAACTGCTTTTAGCTTGAACTCTTTTAATATTTTCTAGAACCGATAGGAGACAATTAGTTCTGAAGTCATCTGTTTGCGGTTGCCACTCAATTAATTTACTCGTTGCCTGTCCCCACGTGCCACCAATGGCAAGCCAGTCAAGTTGCCCGGCATCCTCTCTATTTTGCAGATAATCCAACCAGTACATATAAGGACGTAGCTCACGTATATAGGACATCCGGTTTACATATGGTGGTGAAGTGATAATAAGCCTAACTGGATCTTTCACAATATATCCTATCTCTTTAGCGTCACCAATTGTAACTTCAGGAGTACAACTCGGATTATATTTTGCGGTTTGTGTAATAAACTCTAGATTATTCCTGAATGCGTCTTTATATTGGCTATATGCTAATGATTCACATCGGTGCTTTTGTTTTAATGACATAGAATGATGGCCAAATGTTACATTAGATAAATCCAGCGCTGTCCTACAAAAAGCGACTAATAACAAATTTCTTGCTTTCTCGTCAGTATCTGTTTGAGTATATATTAAAGAAAGCAATTTACCTAAAAAATCAATCGCACTTTCACTCCACCACTTTTCTATATTATGCATATCGGGTATTCTATACGGTACAATGTTTAGATCATCTTGATTGAAGAAATTGTTCAGTATAAAAAGACATTTTTCGATATCTTTTTTATCGTAAATATCTGTTTTAACTCTTGTCAACCAAGTCAGGAACGGATTTATGTCTATAGCTATACTAGGATAATTCATATATGCTGCACATAATACAGTAGTTCCGCTGCCACAAAATGGATCTAAAATTCTACAAGAGCATACTTCCTGGGAACGTAATATATCTTCTACTATTTGCTTTGAATAAGCCTGTTTAAACTTAAACCACCTATGCCGATTCTCTTTGCCCGGGTAACGATAAGTATATCTTGGCATGCGCATATCCTCTAGACTAACAATAAGTTCAAGGACTTACCACTTGAAATCAAGCAGTAGATTATAATGAATTATAGTATGGTTACGCTTTATCATGGCGATTGTCTTGATGTTTTAAGAGATCATCCAGATAATCACTATGATTTGATCTTTACATCTCCACCCTATGCTGACTGCCGGAAGAAGACTTATGGCGGCATTGCACCGGAAAAGTATGTTGAATGGTTCTTGCCGCGATCAAAAGAATTTTTGCGTGTCCTTAAACCTGATGGGACATTTGTGCTTAATATAAAAGAAAAGGTTGTGCATGGTGAAAGGCATACGTATGTCCTGGAATTGATTTTAGCGCTGAAAAAACAAGGATGGCTATGGACTGAAGAATACATATGGCACAAGAAAAATTCAATGCCAGGAAAATGGAAAAATAGATTCAGAGATGCTTGGGAACGTTGTTTACAATTCAATAAGAGCAAGGATTTCAAAATGTATCAGGATGAGGTTATGATACCCATCGGTGATTGGAGAACAAGTCGTTTGAAGAAATTGGGTAAAAACGATTTTGTAAGACATAACTCGCAAAATGGCAGCGGGTTTGGTAGAAATGTTTCTAAATGGCTAAACAAGGAAATGGTTTATCCAACTAATGTCTTACATCTCCCAACTGTATCGTCTAATAAGCATCATAGCGCCGTTTTCCCTTTGGATTTACCCATGTGGTTTATTAAATTATTCTCAAAACCTGGAGATATCATACTAGATCCTTTTGTTGGATCAGGAACAACGTGTCTTGCTGCTTTTCTTCTAGGCCGAGAAAGTGTTGGTATAGATATTAAATATGAATACATCACTATGGCTTCACAAAGAATCGGCCAATACCAAAAAGATCTGTTTAATCAACCCATTCAAATCTTCTCTTCTGCTAGGTGAAAATGTGGTATCATTTAAGCATGAAAAACAACACACTCGTTCTCGCTTCATTAGTTTCTTCATCAATCAGCATGGCGCTTTCAATTTATATAGCAATAAAATTAAACACTTTTGATGTAAATGTAACTTCTTCTTCCTCTCCAATTACTTCCTCTCCAATTACTTCCTCTTC
Coding sequences within:
- a CDS encoding site-specific DNA-methyltransferase, which gives rise to MPRYTYRYPGKENRHRWFKFKQAYSKQIVEDILRSQEVCSCRILDPFCGSGTTVLCAAYMNYPSIAIDINPFLTWLTRVKTDIYDKKDIEKCLFILNNFFNQDDLNIVPYRIPDMHNIEKWWSESAIDFLGKLLSLIYTQTDTDEKARNLLLVAFCRTALDLSNVTFGHHSMSLKQKHRCESLAYSQYKDAFRNNLEFITQTAKYNPSCTPEVTIGDAKEIGYIVKDPVRLIITSPPYVNRMSYIRELRPYMYWLDYLQNREDAGQLDWLAIGGTWGQATSKLIEWQPQTDDFRTNCLLSVLENIKRVQAKSSLIVYKYIEKYFHDIWLHFSSIQNILLPSAELYYIIGNSFFYGFEVPTHIIYSEMLKKLGFVNIEIRMIRKRNSNVNLFEFLLTAKWCKN
- a CDS encoding DNA methyltransferase, giving the protein MVTLYHGDCLDVLRDHPDNHYDLIFTSPPYADCRKKTYGGIAPEKYVEWFLPRSKEFLRVLKPDGTFVLNIKEKVVHGERHTYVLELILALKKQGWLWTEEYIWHKKNSMPGKWKNRFRDAWERCLQFNKSKDFKMYQDEVMIPIGDWRTSRLKKLGKNDFVRHNSQNGSGFGRNVSKWLNKEMVYPTNVLHLPTVSSNKHHSAVFPLDLPMWFIKLFSKPGDIILDPFVGSGTTCLAAFLLGRESVGIDIKYEYITMASQRIGQYQKDLFNQPIQIFSSAR